Below is a genomic region from Microbacterium sp. LWO12-1.2.
CGCCCGTGCTGCGGAAGCTGTACGGCGAGGCCGGAGTGCACGTGTACACGAGTGGTGACGACAACCTCGAAGCCAACGCCTCCTGGATCAGCCTGCACGCGAAGACCGCAGGAACGAAGACCGTGACGGTGCCGGCCGCGGGACCCCTGTACGACACGGGGACCGGCACCCTGATCGGCCTGTCGGTGACCACCGCGACCTTCACGATGGCGAAGGGCGACACCGTGCTGCTCGCGCGGAGCAACCCGCTCGTGCACGGTGGCGTGCTCTTCGGATTCGAGACGGGGTCGTTCGCGACGAGCCATTTCACCGGCGGATTCGGCGGCACGTACGGCACCATCACGAGCGTGCCCTCCCAGGTCATCTCCGGCACCCGTTCCGCCTACGGCGCGGCGCCGGCGACGACGGACTGGTACGAGTTCCTGTACTCGAACCCGACGACGATCGCGCTCGCCGCCAACGCCTCCTACACCGTCGACTTCGTCACCAAGACCGGTGCCGCGCCCGGAAGCGGCGGCAACTTCTACTTCCTCGCCCGGTCCCAGGCAGCCGGATCCCCGAGCGATCGGGGAGTGACCGAATGGACCGACCCGGTCGGCACCGTGCGCAAGAGATCCGTGACGTTCACGACCGGCAACCACACCGACTACCGCCTCATCTGGGGCCTGCACAATGGAGGGGCGCTCTCTGTCGATGACATCCTCATCTCGCGCAATGACTGACCACCGGCACCACCCCGTGCCGATCCTGATCGAGACCGATCTCTGCGACGACGTCGACGACGCCGGGGCGCTCGCGGTGGCGCACGCCCTGGCCGACGAGGGGCGGGTGCGGATCCTCGGCATCGGCATCAACACCTCCGGACACTGGAGCCACAGTGCCGCGCGGGTGGTGAACGGCTACTACGGGCGCCCTGAGCTGCCCGTCGGCATCCTGCATCCGACCACGGACGAGATCGGACCGGAGGACTATGCGCGGGCGATCAGCCGGATGCATCCGTCCGCCGCCACTCCCGATCACATGCCGCCGGCGGTCGACGTGCTCCGCGCGGCATTGGCGGATGCGGATGACGGATCGGTCACTCTCGTCTCGATCGGCTACTTCGGCAATCTGGTCGCACTGCTGGATTCCGCTGCGGATGCCGCGGCGTCCGTCTCCGGGCGCGAGCTGGTGCGCGCCAAGGTCGCGCGCACGGTGGTGATGGGGGGAGTCTTCGGGCGACGTGCCAGGCCGGAGCGGGGTGCGGAGCCGATCGCCGAGACGAACTTCGCCCACGATGTCGGCCAGACCGCGCGGTTCCTCGGGGAATGGCCAGGACCGATCGACTTCATCGGATGGGAGACCGCCGCCGACGTGATCACCGGACGCACGCTGCCGCTGACACAGGGCGATGACAGCCCGGTCGCGATCGCCTACGCGCTGCACAGCGGCAAGGGCACCGGTCGTCCGAGCTGGGACCTGCTCGCCGTGATGTTGAGCGCGTCCGAGCTCGAGGGGCACATCGAGTGGAGCGAGCAGGGCGCGGTCGCCGTGGATGCCATCGCGCGAACAGTCTG
It encodes:
- a CDS encoding nucleoside hydrolase — translated: MTDHRHHPVPILIETDLCDDVDDAGALAVAHALADEGRVRILGIGINTSGHWSHSAARVVNGYYGRPELPVGILHPTTDEIGPEDYARAISRMHPSAATPDHMPPAVDVLRAALADADDGSVTLVSIGYFGNLVALLDSAADAAASVSGRELVRAKVARTVVMGGVFGRRARPERGAEPIAETNFAHDVGQTARFLGEWPGPIDFIGWETAADVITGRTLPLTQGDDSPVAIAYALHSGKGTGRPSWDLLAVMLSASELEGHIEWSEQGAVAVDAIARTVWTASAGGPHRYAKVVSSAEQVADIIDDHLGRPPRQPVRSISASTSEVDAWS